The window GCGGGTGAAACCATCGAACTGGTGGCGAAGCACTTAGCGTCTAACGGCTGTACTAAAATGATTGTTGCTAACCGAACGCGAGAGCGTGCTCTTGGTTTGGGTGAGCAATTTGGCGCAGAAGTGATCAGCTTGAATGAAATTCCTGACCATTTACCAAAGGCAGACATCGTCATCAGCTCAACGGCGAGTCCATTACCTATTATTGGTAAGGGCATGGTAGAGACAGCGTTGAAGAAACGTCGTCATCAGCCAATGCTTTTGGTGGATATTGCGGTCCCACGTGATGTGGAAGCGCAGGTGGGTGAATTGAGTGACGCTTACTTGTACTCGGTGGATGACTTACAGTCGATCATCGATAGCAACATCGAACAACGTAAAGTAGAAGCGATTCAAGCAGAAGCGATCGTCAGCGAAGAAAGTGCGGCATTTATGACGTGGCTGCGTTCACTCCAAGCCGTGGACAGTATTCGTGATTATCGCAAATCGGCTAACGAAATTCGTGAAGACTTACTAAGTAAGAGCCTACAATCATTGGCAACTGGTGCAGACCCAGAAAAAGTGCTGCGCGAGCTTAGTAATAAACTCACCAACAAACTGATTCACGCCCCAACTCGTGCGCTGCAAAGTGCGGCAGAGCAGGGCGAACCAGCAAAATTAACGGTTATCCGCCAGACCCTTGGTTTGGATGATCTGTAACTCACGCTTTTTATTAAGAAAACGATACTATGAAAGCCTCTATTCTGACTAAGCTAGAAACGCTAGTAGAACGTTACGAAGAAGTTCAACATCTTCTTGGTGATCCTGATGTAATTGGAAATCAGGATAAATTCCGCGCTCTATCAAAAGAGTACTCTCAGCTAGAAGAAGTTACTAAGTGCTTCCAAGCGTATCAACAAGCGCAAGACGATCTTGCGGCTGCTGAAGATATGGCGAACGAAGACGACGAAGAAATGCGTGAAATGGCGCAGGAAGAAATCAAAGAAGCAAAAGAAGCGATCGAGCGTCTGACTGATGAGCTACAAATTCTTCTTCTTCCGAAAGATCCAAACGATGATCGTAACTGTTTCCTAGAAATCCGTGCAGGTGCGGGTGGTGATGAAGCAGGTATCTTCGCTGGTGACCTGTTCCGTATGTACAGCAAATACGCAGAAAAGCGTGGCTGGCGTATCGAAGTCATGTCTTCAAGCGAAGCAGAACACGGCGGCTACAAAGAGATGATCGCGAAAGTGAGCGGCGACGGTGCATACGGCGTGCTGAAGTTTGAGTCAGGCGGTCACCGTGTACAACGTGTACCAGCTACAGAATCTCAAGGTCGTGTTCATACTTCTGCGTGTACCGTAGCGGTTATGGCGGAAATCCCAGAAGCGGATCTGCCAGAAATCAAAGCAGCAGACCTGAAAATCGATACATTCCGTGCATCTGGCGCGGGTGGTCAGCACGTTAACACCACTGACTCGGCAATACGTATTACCCACTTACCAACTGGTACAGTAGTAGAGTGTCAGGACGAGCGTTCACAGCATAAGAACAAAGCGAAAGCGATGGCAGTACTTGCTGCGCGTATCGTTCAAGCGGAAGAAGAGCGCCGTGCGGCAGAAGTGTCTGACACACGCCGTAACCTACTAGGTTCTGGTGACCGTAGTGACCGTATCCGTACTTACAACTACCCACAAGGTCGTGTTTCTGACCACCGTATCAACCTAACCATCTACCGTTTGAATGAAGTGATGGAAGGTGACCTACAAAGCTTGATCGACCCAGTTGTTCAAGAGCACCAAGCAGACCAACTAGCGGCGCTAGCTGAGAACGGCTAATCGAATGAGCCAAGTTCAATCTATTGAGCAAGCACTGAAAAGTGCGACGGCAATTCTGACAGAAGGCGGCAAAGAGTCGCCTTCTCTCGATGCAGCTGTCCTTCTTTGCCATGTCCTTGGCAAACCACGAACCTACCTACTGACCTGGCCAGAAAAAGCATTAGAAGAAGAGCAACAAGCTCAGTTCGATGACCTTTTAGCGCGACGTATTGCTGGTGAGCCTGTAGCTTACATCATCGGAGAGCGCGAGTTTTGGTCGCTGCCACTGACAGTCTCTCCATCCACGCTGATCCCAAGACCAGACACTGAACGTTTGGTTGAAGTCGCATTGGATAAAACTTACGAGCAGACTGGACCAATTCTTGACTTGGGTACTGGCACAGGGGCGATTGCGTTAGCGCTCGCGTCTGAGATGCCGAAACGCCAAGTGATGGGCGTTGACTTAAAGCAAGAAGCAAAAGAGCTTGCTGAGTACAACGCGTCGCAGTTAAACATCAAAAATGTGACGTTTGATCAAGGTAGCTGGTTCGAACCTATTGTCAGCGGAACAAAGTTTGCTTTAATTGTCTCCAACCCACCGTATATCGACGAACAAGATCCGCATCTCTCTCAAGGTGATGTGCGATTTGAGCCAAAATCTGCGCTGGTCGCTGATGAAAATGGTTTGGCAGATATTCGCCATATCTCTGATCTTGCACGTCAATATCTGGAAGAGGGGGGGTGGCTCGCATTTGAACATGGTTATGATCAAGGCGACGCCGTTCGTGAGATCATGACGAACTTTGGTTATGAGCAAGTCGTCACGGAAAAAGACTATGGTGGTAATGACCGAGTGACGCTCGGTTGTTACAAGCCTCAATAATAACGAGCAAGTCAGCAGTAACTTATAAAAGAGAAAGAAAATGTACGTAGCTCTAAAACACATTCACTTAGTAACGATCGCATTGAGCGCGACGCTACTATCGATCCGATTCGCGTTGTTGATGATGGACTCTCCAAAACGCAACAAACGCTTCTTGAAAGTTTTCCCACACATTGTTGATACGGCGCTATTGCTGTCAGGTATCGGCCTAATCATGGTGACTGGTTTCATTCCGTTTACGGATGCTGCGCCTTGGCTAACCAACAAGATTACATGTGTGCTTGCGTACATCGCTCTTGGTTTCTTCGCTTTGAAAATGGCGAAAAACAAGCTGCTGAGAATTTTTGCCTTCTTTGGCGCTCTAGGCTGGTTAGTCATGGCCGCTAATATTGCCGTATCTAAAAATCCAAACCTATTTGGGTAATCTCAATGCTTGAGTTTTTTGACGAAGATTTTGACAACATGGCGTTGGTGGAAGGCGCGTTAGAACTGAACCATTCCATCAACCCAGACACTAATGTGCATTGGGCAAAACTTGAACTAGAACGTCTCTACGAAGAGGCCGAAGCGATTCTGGTTCATGAGACGGACGAAGAGCAGCGTTTTGACTCTTTCTTGCGCCTATTCTTTTACGAATGGGGCTTTAAAGGCGATGAACAAGAATACTTTATCTCTGACAACAGCTTTATCGACAAGGTGTTGGAGCGTAAAAAAGGCATTCCGGTAAGCCTTGGTGCCATCTTGCTTTACTTGGGCAACCGTCTTGGCTTCCCGATGAAAGGGGTGACATTCCCGACTCAGTTTTTGATCAAAGTGGATTGGATGCACAAAACACCAGACTACATTAACCCGTTTAACGGTGAGTATGTTGGTGAGAAAATCCTTCAAGCTTGGTTGATTGGTCAAGAAGGCCCATTGGCAACATTGAAGCCTGAACACTTTGAAGAAGCGGACAACCCGACAGTGATTGGTCGTTGGCTCGCGTTAATTAAAAGCGCGATGCTACGTGAAGAGCGTTACACACTGGCACTGCGATGCACCAATCTCGCACTGACTTTCGTACCGGATGACCCATACGAGATTCGTGACCGTGGTTTCATCTTCCAGCAGTTAGAGTGTCATCAGGTGGCGGTTTCAGATTTTCAGTACTTTATTGACCAATGCCCAGACGATCCGGCATCAGAACTACTAAAATCACAAGTTAACGCCATGAGCGAAAAGCACGTTACGCTTCACTAATTTTATCGGCATGCTGAAACCGGCGTGCCGAAGACAGACAAAAGAGAATCAAAATGGAACAGAAAATCGTTAATATTGGCGACATTCAGGTTGCTAACGACAAGCCATTCACCCTATTTGCAGGTATGAACGTTCTTGAGTCTCGTGATCTTGCTATGCAGATCTGTGAGCACTACGTAAAAGTGACGGACAAGCTTGGCATCCCTTACGTATTCAAGGCGTCGTTCGACAAAGCAAACCGCAGTTCTGTTCACTCATACCGTGGCCCTGGCCTGGAAGAAGGCATGAAAATCTTCCAAGAGCTGAAGGATACATTCGGTGTGAAGATCATCACTGACGTTCACACTGAAGCACAAGCTCAACCAGTCGCTGACGTCGTTGACGTTATCCAGCTTCCTGCATTCCTAGCTCGTCAAACTGACCTTGTAGAAGCGATGGCGAAAACAGGTGCGGTTATCAACGTGAAGAAACCTCAGTTCATGAGCCCTGGCCAAGTAGGTAACATCGTTGAGAAGTTTGCAGAGTGTGGTAACGAAAACATCATCCTTTGTGAGCGCGGCTCGTGTATGGGTTACGACAACCTAGTTGTAGACATGCTTGGCTTTGGTGTGATGAAAAACGCATCGAAAGGCAGCCCAATCATCTTTGACGTAACGCACTCACTACAAATGCGTGACCCATCAGGCGCGGCATCTGGCGGTCGTCGTGAGCAGACTGTTGAGCTTGCAAAAGCTGGCTTAGCAACAGGTATTGCAGGTCTGTTTATTGAAGCGCACCCGAACCCAGATCAAGCACGTTGTGATGGCCCATCTGCACTGCCTCTAGACAAACTAGAACCGTTCCTAGCGCAAATGAAATCGCTAGACGATCTAATCAAGAGCTTTGCAGACATCGATATCGAATAATCGGTTATTGTGAATGTCTGAATGAAATGGTCAGCCTATGTGCTGGCCATTTTTGTATAGACACATCGACTCTGTCTCACTATCCTTTTTTCGCTTTTCGCTTTTCGCTTTTCGCTTTTCGCTTTTCGCTTTTCGCTTTTCGCTTTTCGCTTTTCGCTTTTCGCTTTTCGCTTTTCGCTTTTCGCTTTTCGCTTCTCGCTTCTCGCTTCTCGCTTACCAATTGCATTGAAATGCCTGCACATGTCACAGCAAAACGATTGCCTGTGAATGGGTCTATAATCTGTTGAAACGTAGCGTCAGAGTTGCAGTTGTTAAAATAGTCATTAGTGATCCATGCATCATAATTATGAAATCAATATGTTAGCGTGCAATTCTTCCTTTAAACTACGTCAAGTTTTAGCGCTCTTAATTATATGGACGGATCCTTTAAAGGGTTAAGAGCGTCTGCAGTGGACCCCAGACGATAAAAAGGTAAAACAATGAAGCAACGCCTGATTGTAAAAACCGCTTTGAGCGCGGCGATTCTGGCAACTCTTGCCGGATGTGCAACGCAACCAGCACATGAATGGAATGAAGATACAACTTACAAACTGACCGTACTGCACACCAACGACCACCATGGTCGTTTTTGGCAAAACAAGTACGGTGAGTACGGCATGGCGGCACGTAAGACGCTGATTGATGAACTGCGTGCAGAGATTCAAGCCGAAGGCGGTAGCGTGCTTCTACTATCAGGTGGTGATATCAACACAGGTGTGCCTGAGTCTGACCTGCAAGATGCGGAACCAGATTTCAAAGGCATGAGCAAAATTGGTTACGACGCGATGGCGTTGGGTAACCATGAGTTCGATAACCCACTTGACGTGCTATTCAAGCAGCAAGAGTGGGCAAACTTCCCAATGCTGTCTGCCAACATTTACGACAAAGAAACCGGCGAGCGTCTGTTCCAACCTTATGCCATGTTCAACAAGCAGGGCATTAAGATTGCTGTGATTGGCCTCACGACAGAAGACACGGCAAAACTGGGTAATCCAGAGTACATCGGCGAGGTTGATTTCCGCGACCCGAAAGAAGAAGCGAAAAAGCTGATTGCTGAACTAAAGCAAACTGAAAAGCCAGACCTTATCTTTGCAGTGACACACATGGGTCACTACGAAAACGGCAACCGTGGTGTGAATGCGCCTGGTGATGTGGCCTTGGCTCGCTACCTAAACGAGGGTGACTTGGACATGATTGTGGGTGGCCACTCACAAGAGCCTGTATGTATGGAAGGCCCTAACGTCATTAAGAAGAACTTTAAGCCGGGTGACGAATGTAAGCCAGATGAGCAAAACGGCACTTACATTGTGCAAGCGTACGAGTGGGGTAAGTTCGTTGGTCGTGCTGATTACGAGTTCCGCAACGGCGAACTATCGATGGTGAGCTACGATCTTATTCCGGTTAACTTGAAAAAGAAAATCAAAGTGAACGGCGAGTCTCAACGTGTATTGGTTCAAGATGAAATTGCACAAGACTCGGCAATGCTGGATTTCCTTCGTCCTTACCAAGAAAAAGGTCAGGGCCAGTTGTCTGTGAAAATTGCTGAATCTAACGGCAAGCTGGAAGGTGACCGCAACGTTGTTCGTTTCCAACAAACCAACCTTGGTCGTTTGATTGCAACTGCCCACATGGAGCGTGCTAAAGCGGACTTCGCTGTGATGAACTCGGGCGGTGTGCGTGATTCGATTGAAGCAGGCGATATCACCTACAAAGACGTGCTGACGGTTCAGCCATTTGGCAACATGGTGTCTTACATCGATATGTCGGGTAAAGAAGTTCTTGATTACTTAAACGTGGTGGCGACAAAACCCGTTGATTCAGGTGCTTACGCTCAGTTTGCTGGTATCTCAATGACGGTAGAAAACGGCAAAGTATCCAATGTCTTTATTGGTGATAAACAGCTTCGCCTAGATGGTCAATACCGCTTTACCGTACCAAGCTACAACGCGTCAGGTGGTGATGGTTACCCGAAAGTGAATACTCATCCGGGTTACGTCAACACGGGCTTTACGGATGCAGAGGTACTGAAAGAGTTCTTGGAATCACACAGTCCAATTGATGTAAATGAGTACGCGCCTTCTGGTGACATCGTTTACAAGTAAAAAGCGATTGACTCAAAGTCGCTGATACCATTAACTTAAAGCGCTGCCCCTCACTAGGTGCAGCGTTTTTTGTTTTATAAGGAGAATCTTGATGACTCCGGCCATTAATCTTGCGAAAAAGAAAAAAGTTACACACACCATTCACCAATACGAGCACGATCCAAGAGCAGACAGCTATGGATTAGAAGCGGCTGAGGTATTGGGACAAGATCCAAAGACAGTATTTAAAACCTTGTTGTTCTGTTTGAACGGCGAACCAAAGAACCTTGCGGTTGCGATTATCCCGGTTGATCAAAAGCTGAACCTAAAACTGGCGGCGAAAGCAGCAAAGGGCAAAAAGGCCGATATGGCCGATCCCGAAATCGCGCAAAAGACCACAGGATATGTTGTTGGTGGGATTAGCCCACTGGGACAGAAGAAAGCGCTGCCGACTTTTTTGCACGAAAGCGCAACAGAGCAAGACACAATTTGTGTAAGTGCAGGTAAGCGTGGTTTAGAAATCGAGTTAGCACCGAAAGATTTATTGAGCTTAACTCGTGGTCAGTTTGCCCCTCTTTGTCTCTAATCTAAATACATGACAAATAAAAAGGACGCCCATGAGCGTCCTTTTTTGATTTTGCTAGTCAGTGAAGCGTTACTTCTTCAGACTCAATGTACCACCAGTGCGTTTAGCTGGTTTGCTTGGCTTCGCAGCATTTGGGTTCATGTAATGCTGCTTCGGCTTACTCGGTGATTGAGGTTTGTTTGCTGAGTGCGTATTGCTTGATGCATCTGGTTTACGATGCGATTTACCATGCTCGCCTTGCGGTCTGCTGCGTTCACCTTGTGGTTTCGCTTTGTAATGTTCTTTTGCTGGACGTCCGCCTTCATCATCACGCTGACGGCGCTGTTGGCCTTTTTTCGAGTTCGGGGCATGACGGAACTCATCCGCGTTGTTACCACGGAACGTGCGTGTTTTTTGGTTGCGGCGCGCCGTTGAACCTTGGTTCTCTTCACGGCTATCGTACAGCTTCGCGTCGGTCGCTTTACGAATGTTGCGGCCTCTAGAATCTGTTTTCGATGCTTCTTCTGTGCCCACAGAGCCTTCGCACATTGCTAGGATCTCTGCCACTTCGTCGTCACTCAGGTAACGCCATTTACCGTTAGGAATGCCATCAAGTGAGATGTTCATAATACGTACGCGACGCAGCTTGAATACTTCATAGCCTAGCGCTTCACACATACGACGGATCTGACGGTTCAAACCTTGAGTCAGTACGATACGGAAAGAGAATTTGGTTTCTTTCTCTACTTTACAAGGCAGAGTTACTGTGTCGAGGATCTTCACGCCGCTCGACATCTGCTTGAGGAATTCACCGGTGATTGGCTTATCAACACGCACTACGTATTCTTTCTCGTGGTTGTTACCCGCACGCAGAATCTTGTTTACGATGTCGCCATCGTTAGTAAGGAAGATCAAACCATCGGAAGGTTTATCCAGACGACCGATAGGGAAGATGCGCTTTTTGTGGCCGATGAAATCAACGATGTTGCCCGGAATATCACGCTCAGTAGTACAAGTGATACCGGTTGGTTTGTTCAACGCGATGTAAATTGGTTTTTCTTTCGCTGCAACAGGTTTGCCATCCACGCACACATCATCGCCTGGCAGTACTTTTGTGCCCATCTCTGGTTGTTGACCATTAATAGTGACACGGCCTTGCTCAATAAGACGGTCTGCTTCACGACGTGAGCAAAAGCCCGTTTCGCTGATGTATTTGTTTAAGCGTTTTGCGTTGTCTTGTGACATGTGAGCCTCCTAACGTTTCACAACGGCGGTTAATAGAAGTACCTGCTGCTAATTAAAGCAGCAAGGTGAGATAAGGTCGGGCATTCTAGCACCGAGATTCCGGTTAGCCTAAACGTTTTTGATGACGTTCACGCGTCTCCATTTTCTTTTCAGCACTCTTTCTTAATAGAACGTACACAGCACCGCTGCCACCGTGGAATCGTTGTGCACTGTGAACACATTGCACTTCTCGGATTTGTTGTAGCCAACTCGCGACAAAACTCTTCATTAGTGCTGGTGGATTTGAACGTTCACCACGACCATGCACGATGACGACCGTTCGGATGTCCATCTCGATACATTGCTTGAGGAATTTAACGACTTCGTCGCGCGCTTCTTTTAGCGTCTTACGGTGCAGATCAAGTCGAGCTTGAATCGGGTACTTACCAAGGCGCAGCTTGCGGTATACGCCATCTTGTACACCATCGCGTTTGAACTCGATAAAGTCATCGGGTTTGAGCATTTCTGCATGGTCAATTGATAAGTATTCTGGATCATCTTCCGTAAGCCAAATTGCAGCTTCGCGTTTCGCCAGTTGAGCATCCGTCACTTGGTGCACTTTTTTATGCTCGGCAGTGTCTTGGTCGATAGGCTTTACATCGCCCATCATCTGTTGGAACAGATCAAAATCGTCGTCTTGAGACATAACGGCAATCTCATAAAGAACAGGGTAGGAATAGTAAGATTATATCAATGAGTGGTGTATTGGGATCAAATAAAAAGCCGGAGTGGGCAAGTAACCAACTCCGGTGCAAAGCGTTTCTAGAGCTAAGCGAGATCTAGTGAGGAGATTTGTCGTTCATAACCTTGTACACGAAGAAACCGCCGTAAAACAGCATTAGACTAATTGCTCCAAAGATTACAATCATTGACGATAGTCCCACCGCATTACCAAATAGGAGATCAAGCCAAAAGTCCATATATTTCCTCCAAGATATTTCCGACATGGATAACGTTAATGGGTGGCGTTTTCTTGCACACTGATCTGGATCAATTATGTTGCCGAGGTTAATAATCTGTATTTTATTGTGGGTTCTTAGTCACATTTCACGTGCTAGTGTTCAGTAAATCATCAAACGAATTAAGACATTACGTTTTTTTGTAAAAAGCGCTTGCGTCTCTCTAAAGAATCCGTAATATACGCATCCGTTGACGGGCATAAGTCCTCAGTTAAACATCTCGGTGAATAGCGCAGCTTGGTAGCGCATCTGGTTTGGGACCAGAGGGTCGGGGGTTCGAATCCCTCTTCACCGACCACTTTAGAAAGCCTGCTCAATGAGCAGGCTTTCGTCGTTTCAGCGGTTGCAAATTTGTTTGATAGTAGCGAACCAAATGGGGTTCGCCTGAAGTTAGAATATGGCTCTTCATCGACCGTATTAGAGAAAGCCGTAGCAGAAATGCTACGGCTTTTTTGCATTTGAGGCTTCCGAATCGAGAACGCTTCGCTTCGGGAACGGACTTCGTCCTTCGAGATGCGAGAGGAGGAACGCTTTGAAGCAAATCGGCTTTCGTCCATTTGTAAATGAAAACGGAAGAGATCCCCAACTCGCTCGTCCCTCGCTCTTGAGGATGACGAATAAAAAGCACTGAATTCAAAGGCGTCATTCCCGAAAGCGACGAAGGAGCGCAGTCGGGAATCTCTCAGTTAGGAACGCTACACTTCGAGAGTTGGGAGCGCTTCGCTTTAGGAATTGAGGGGTACTCGTTGAGATTAAAGAGACAAGGTATCTTGATTAAGAAGGGTATTGACGGAACTTGTTCCTAGAAAAACAAAATAAGTCGAATCCCGAATCCCGAATCCCGAATCCCGAATCCCGAATCCCGAATCCCGAATCCCGAATCCCGAATCCCGAATCCCGAATCCTGTTACTTCACATCACAACTAATGTCTTTAATCGGCGTTTCGGATGTCGTGAAACACACGTAAGCGGTTTGCGGATTGTTTGGGCCGATACGGATATAGCCTGCTTCTAATTCATCTTCGTCAAAAGTCACTGAGTGGGATTGTCCAGTTTTGCCATCAAAGTAGCTGGCTTCAAAGTTTTGGGTCAACAGATGAGCAACACGGTTACGAGTGTGAGCCGTTGTAAAAGTGATGTTCGCACATCGCATCATTGGCTTTTGGGTAACTAAAAACTGGCCGCTTTCTTTGTCGAATACGCCGCCTTTAGTTTCTGGGGCAATATCGATAGGCTCGAAGCTTTCAATTGTGCAAGAAGGTTTAGCATTCGCTAACGAAGGTAAAAGTAGTGCACTGGCTAGGCATAATAATGTGGCTTTGAATTTCATAAAGGCTTTTATCAGATTTGAGATTGTCTACAGAATGAATCGATAGTATCGGATAGATTGCTGGATTTGTCAGCGAAGCGTAAGTGTAGACTTAACGGTGAGGGGGCGGTGTAAGAGGATGTAAGTGCCCCGATAGTCAGGGCACAGATGTCGGCAGGGTATGTGGTAGTGATGATTAGATATCGCAGTGGGCTTTGTGTGTATTGCCGAGAGGCTCAACAGTAAAACCACGTTCTTCGAGCAGCTCAACGAGGTTGTCTTTGCCGACTAAATGCAAGCTGCCGACAACAATTGTGTATTGGCCTGACTTCTTCGGTAGCATTCTGCCAGAATCTAATTTCTCAGCCCAATCTCGGTTACGGTCGTACAAGAAAGCTTGATTAAACTCATCACTTGATTGTTCACTCATGGATGCTTCTTCTAATGTTCTGCCGTCACCGCTCTTCCAGCTGTCGATTAAGCACTGTACTAGTTTGTCGCCACCGTCATATTCTTCAATAGAAGAGAGCAGAAACTCTTTACCGCCATCTTTTTGTCCCGCGATTAAATCCAACTGAAACTGCACACTTTCCAAAGGCCGTACCGGCACTTGCTGTTTATCAGCTAGGTTAATCAAGTGCATGTCGACGCCTTGGTCGGATGCATAACCTAGCTTGTTCACTAGCATCAGCTGAATGGTTAAAGCTGCTGACCATGGCGGCGCATTGAGCAGCTGTACTTCTTGTAGACCTAAGTCATTGGCTATCTCAGCAAGGTGTTTACGCTGAGTTCTATCTAAAACATCTTTGGCCAGAAATGCTGTTTTTGGGTAGGTCACGCCTTCGGTGTTGCGAACATCTGCTTCGATGATTAAGCCATCGCTATTTTTGAGAAACTGAGTGACGGCTTTTGGCAATGGATACATGGTTTTGTCACCCACATGGACGGAGCCAATAATCATGTATTCCATATCGCCTTTCTTTGCGAGCCAATGCTGTGGCTCGGCTTGAACTGAATAAGAAGTAAAAAAGACGATCAGAGATGACATCACGGACAAGAGTCGAAACATATTTTGCTCCTCGAATTCAATATGCATCTTATCTATAACACGGTTCGGCAAAATCGTCATTTCTAAAAATATTGACGAGTTTTAACGGCGGAGAAATGAGAGTTAATTCACGAAAGTGTTTCAATTGAGTTTGTTGTTAATGGTTCGCTTAATAACCAATAGTGATCAAAATCCTATAAAACCAGCTTAAACCCACC is drawn from Vibrio campbellii CAIM 519 = NBRC 15631 = ATCC 25920 and contains these coding sequences:
- the smrA gene encoding DNA endonuclease SmrA; the protein is MSQDDDFDLFQQMMGDVKPIDQDTAEHKKVHQVTDAQLAKREAAIWLTEDDPEYLSIDHAEMLKPDDFIEFKRDGVQDGVYRKLRLGKYPIQARLDLHRKTLKEARDEVVKFLKQCIEMDIRTVVIVHGRGERSNPPALMKSFVASWLQQIREVQCVHSAQRFHGGSGAVYVLLRKSAEKKMETRERHQKRLG
- a CDS encoding DUF3149 domain-containing protein, which produces MDFWLDLLFGNAVGLSSMIVIFGAISLMLFYGGFFVYKVMNDKSPH
- a CDS encoding TraB/GumN family protein — its product is MFRLLSVMSSLIVFFTSYSVQAEPQHWLAKKGDMEYMIIGSVHVGDKTMYPLPKAVTQFLKNSDGLIIEADVRNTEGVTYPKTAFLAKDVLDRTQRKHLAEIANDLGLQEVQLLNAPPWSAALTIQLMLVNKLGYASDQGVDMHLINLADKQQVPVRPLESVQFQLDLIAGQKDGGKEFLLSSIEEYDGGDKLVQCLIDSWKSGDGRTLEEASMSEQSSDEFNQAFLYDRNRDWAEKLDSGRMLPKKSGQYTIVVGSLHLVGKDNLVELLEERGFTVEPLGNTHKAHCDI